The following are encoded together in the Chromatiaceae bacterium genome:
- a CDS encoding DUF882 domain-containing protein, producing MNRRYFLGLALSAATAPAFAKFNAREDTRVLNLRHVHTDEKLRIAYRVGDSYRRDALAKLNHFLRDHRTDETTFMDPKLFDLIYDLQTRVNSQECEIDVYSAYRSPRSNAMLRQASKRVARNSLHITGQALDVSFVGCGNASLREGAISLSRGGVGYYGNSSSFVHLDTGPVRTWRS from the coding sequence ATGAACCGGAGATATTTTCTCGGCCTAGCCCTTTCCGCCGCAACGGCACCCGCCTTCGCCAAGTTTAACGCCCGAGAAGATACTCGCGTCCTCAACCTCCGCCACGTCCATACCGACGAAAAATTACGCATAGCCTACCGCGTTGGCGACAGCTACCGGCGAGATGCCCTGGCCAAGCTCAACCACTTCCTGCGGGATCATCGTACCGATGAAACCACCTTCATGGACCCCAAGCTTTTCGACTTGATCTATGATTTGCAGACCCGGGTTAATAGCCAGGAATGCGAGATCGATGTCTATAGCGCCTATCGCTCCCCCCGCAGTAACGCCATGCTTCGCCAGGCCTCCAAGCGGGTCGCGCGCAACAGTCTCCATATCACGGGTCAGGCACTGGATGTCAGCTTCGTAGGCTGTGGTAATGCCAGTCTGCGCGAGGGCGCTATTTCTCTGAGCCGGGGCGGGGTGGGTTACTACGGCAACTCCAGCAGCTTCGTCCATCTGGACACGGGGCCGGTGCGTACCTGGCGTTCCTGA
- a CDS encoding folate-binding protein YgfZ: MNEQWRDFLRTRSARIDDLGQAQFPDAPPAGAALALCDLSHLGLIAVTGEDATHFLQGQFTNDIRLVTTTHTQLSSHCTPKGRMLANFRVLRLDETTYLQLPRPQLDMLLKRLRMYVLRAKVVLTDISDDFVTLGLSGDQALERLAALFPALPEQANDLTRHGELTLIRLAGPTPRFQMLGPVTAMMSLWDTLAATATPVNAAHWTLLDIRAGIPTIHPGTREAFVPQMANMQLIDGVSFTKGCYTGQEIVARMQYLGKLKRRLYLGEVTAEHMPRPGDEVFSPISDSAQTAGTILEACALGDGRYEVSLVVEIAAFKDGRVALAESGPLLKLREPPYGLPAT, from the coding sequence ATGAACGAACAGTGGCGAGATTTTCTGCGGACCCGCTCGGCCCGGATCGATGACCTGGGCCAGGCCCAGTTTCCCGACGCCCCGCCCGCCGGCGCCGCCCTCGCCCTCTGCGATCTGAGCCACCTGGGCCTGATCGCGGTCACGGGAGAAGACGCCACCCACTTTCTGCAAGGCCAGTTCACCAACGACATCCGGCTGGTCACCACCACTCACACCCAACTCAGCAGCCATTGCACCCCCAAGGGACGCATGCTGGCCAACTTCCGCGTCTTGCGCCTGGACGAGACCACCTACCTGCAACTCCCGCGGCCGCAACTTGACATGCTGCTCAAACGGCTGCGGATGTATGTCCTGCGCGCCAAGGTGGTACTGACCGATATCTCGGACGACTTCGTCACCCTGGGGCTGAGCGGCGACCAGGCCCTGGAACGCCTGGCGGCGCTGTTCCCAGCCCTACCCGAGCAGGCCAACGACCTGACCCGTCACGGCGAGCTGACACTGATCCGCCTGGCCGGCCCCACCCCGCGCTTCCAGATGCTGGGGCCGGTCACGGCCATGATGTCCCTCTGGGATACCCTGGCCGCCACGGCGACCCCGGTCAACGCCGCCCACTGGACCCTCCTCGATATCCGCGCCGGCATCCCGACTATCCATCCCGGGACCCGCGAGGCCTTCGTGCCCCAGATGGCCAACATGCAACTCATCGATGGCGTCAGCTTCACCAAGGGTTGCTACACGGGGCAGGAGATCGTGGCACGCATGCAGTATCTGGGGAAGCTCAAGCGCCGCCTCTACCTGGGCGAGGTAACCGCGGAGCATATGCCCCGGCCCGGGGACGAGGTGTTCTCGCCCATCAGCGACTCCGCCCAGACCGCCGGCACCATCCTGGAGGCCTGCGCCCTCGGCGATGGCCGCTACGAGGTCTCCCTGGTGGTGGAGATCGCCGCCTTCAAGGATGGCCGGGTCGCCCTGGCGGAGTCAGGGCCACTTCTGAAACTTCGGGAGCCGCCCTACGGCCTCCCCGCGACCTGA
- a CDS encoding acylphosphatase, with product MIQQEGKTAPIGLRCLVAGRVQGVFFRASTREQALRLGLTGYARNLPDGRVEVLACGPAPALDQLRDWLRVGPPQAQVTAVTSEFVPCQSLSGFSTR from the coding sequence ATGATCCAGCAAGAGGGGAAGACCGCTCCAATCGGGCTGCGCTGCCTGGTGGCGGGTCGGGTGCAGGGGGTCTTTTTTCGCGCCTCGACGCGCGAGCAGGCCCTGCGCCTGGGACTCACCGGTTACGCCCGCAATCTTCCCGATGGCCGCGTCGAGGTTCTGGCCTGCGGTCCGGCCCCGGCCCTGGACCAACTCCGTGACTGGCTGCGCGTGGGCCCGCCCCAGGCCCAGGTCACCGCCGTCACCAGCGAATTCGTGCCCTGCCAGTCCCTGAGCGGTTTCTCGACCCGCTGA
- the sat gene encoding sulfate adenylyltransferase, which yields MIRPVGSDELKPLFVYDPDQHHRLMREAESLPSVVISSQAAGNAVMMGGGYFTPLKGFMNVADAMGTCEKMRLTDGSFFPVPVMCLLEDVAAIRGASRIALRDPNMDGHPVLAVMEVETIEEVSDGQMAFMTEKVYRTSDSEHPGVATFNSQGRFAVSGSIQVLHFSYFQDDFPDTFRTAVEIRHEIAERGWQRVVAFQTRNPMHLAHEELCHMAMDRLNCDGLVIHMLLGKLKPGDIPAPVRDASIRKMVELYFKSNSAMVTGYGFDMLYAGPREAVLHAYFRQNMGASHFIIGRDHAGVGDYYGAFDAQTIFDEEVPEGALDIEIFKADHTAWSKKLGRVVMMREAPDHTKEDFVLLSGTKVRELLGSGVAPPKEFSRPEVAKILMDYYQSLQ from the coding sequence ATGATCAGACCAGTCGGTTCCGACGAGCTCAAACCCCTGTTCGTATATGACCCAGACCAGCACCATCGCCTGATGCGCGAGGCCGAGTCCTTGCCCTCGGTGGTTATCAGCTCCCAGGCGGCGGGCAACGCGGTCATGATGGGTGGCGGCTACTTCACCCCCCTCAAGGGCTTCATGAATGTCGCCGACGCCATGGGTACCTGCGAGAAGATGCGTCTGACCGATGGCTCCTTCTTCCCCGTGCCGGTGATGTGCCTGCTGGAAGACGTCGCGGCCATCCGTGGTGCCAGCCGTATCGCCCTGCGCGACCCTAACATGGATGGCCATCCGGTCCTGGCGGTCATGGAGGTGGAGACCATCGAGGAGGTTAGCGACGGACAGATGGCCTTCATGACCGAGAAGGTCTATCGCACTAGCGATAGCGAACACCCGGGCGTGGCCACCTTCAACAGCCAGGGCCGCTTCGCTGTCTCCGGCTCCATCCAGGTCCTGCACTTCTCCTATTTCCAGGATGACTTCCCGGATACCTTCCGCACCGCGGTGGAGATTCGCCACGAGATCGCCGAACGCGGTTGGCAGCGCGTCGTCGCCTTCCAGACCCGCAACCCCATGCATCTCGCTCACGAAGAGCTGTGCCACATGGCCATGGACCGGCTGAATTGCGACGGCCTGGTCATCCACATGCTGTTGGGCAAGCTCAAGCCGGGCGATATCCCGGCTCCCGTGCGCGATGCCTCCATCCGCAAGATGGTCGAGCTCTACTTCAAGTCGAACAGCGCTATGGTCACTGGCTACGGCTTCGATATGCTCTATGCGGGTCCCCGCGAGGCCGTGCTGCACGCCTACTTCCGCCAGAACATGGGCGCATCCCATTTCATCATCGGTCGCGATCATGCGGGCGTGGGTGATTACTACGGCGCCTTTGATGCCCAGACCATTTTCGATGAGGAGGTGCCCGAGGGCGCCCTCGATATCGAAATCTTCAAGGCTGATCACACCGCCTGGTCCAAGAAGCTGGGTCGGGTGGTCATGATGCGCGAGGCCCCGGATCACACCAAGGAGGATTTCGTACTCCTGTCCGGCACCAAGGTGCGTGAACTGCTTGGTAGTGGCGTTGCCCCGCCCAAGGAGTTTTCGCGTCCCGAGGTGGCCAAGATCCTCATGGATTATTATCAATCCTTGCAGTAA
- a CDS encoding NAD(P)-dependent alcohol dehydrogenase, whose translation MSLVNAWAATAAGGACQPFAYDPGPLGADQVEIAVEYCGICHSDLSMLQNDWGITRYPFVPGHEAVGRIVALGDKVAGLALGQRVGIGWTARSCMHCHICLSGDHHLCGEAQGTIVGRHGGFADRLRSHWAWAIPLPATLDGAAAGPLLCGGITVFAPLLLHGIPPTARVGVIGIGGLGHMALKFLRAWGCEVTAFTSSESKREEALAFGAHRVVSSQDSRALRAIVRSLDLVIDTVNVPLDWKAVMGTLAPKGRLHLVGALLEPMPVSAMSLLGGQQSISGSPTGSPSAIATMLDFAARHQVLPQVEHFPMSAVNEALEHLRAGKARYRIVLDADCAG comes from the coding sequence ATGAGTCTCGTCAATGCCTGGGCCGCCACCGCCGCGGGGGGCGCCTGTCAGCCCTTTGCCTACGATCCGGGCCCCTTGGGCGCGGATCAGGTCGAGATAGCTGTCGAGTATTGCGGCATCTGTCATTCCGACCTCTCCATGCTCCAGAATGACTGGGGCATCACTCGCTATCCCTTTGTGCCAGGGCACGAGGCGGTAGGGCGCATTGTCGCCCTGGGGGACAAGGTCGCCGGCTTAGCCCTGGGACAGCGCGTCGGCATCGGCTGGACGGCGCGAAGCTGCATGCACTGTCATATCTGCCTGTCCGGGGATCACCACCTTTGTGGCGAGGCCCAGGGGACCATCGTCGGCCGCCATGGCGGTTTCGCGGACCGCCTGCGCAGCCACTGGGCCTGGGCAATCCCCCTGCCCGCGACCCTTGATGGCGCCGCTGCGGGCCCCTTGCTGTGCGGCGGTATCACCGTCTTCGCCCCCCTCCTGCTCCACGGCATCCCGCCGACGGCGCGGGTGGGTGTGATCGGCATTGGCGGGCTGGGCCACATGGCCCTGAAGTTTCTACGGGCCTGGGGCTGCGAGGTCACCGCCTTCACCTCGAGCGAGTCCAAGCGCGAGGAGGCCCTGGCTTTTGGCGCCCACCGGGTGGTCTCCAGCCAGGATAGCCGCGCCCTGCGCGCTATCGTCAGGTCCCTGGACCTGGTGATTGACACAGTCAATGTGCCCCTGGACTGGAAGGCCGTGATGGGGACCCTGGCGCCCAAGGGCCGTCTCCATCTGGTCGGCGCCCTCCTGGAGCCGATGCCCGTCAGCGCCATGTCCCTCCTGGGGGGCCAGCAGAGTATTTCCGGCTCTCCCACCGGTTCGCCGAGCGCCATCGCCACCATGCTCGACTTCGCCGCCCGTCACCAGGTTCTGCCCCAGGTGGAACATTTTCCCATGAGCGCGGTGAACGAGGCCCTGGAGCATCTGCGCGCCGGCAAGGCGCGGTACCGGATCGTCCTGGATGCGGACTGCGCGGGCTAG
- the hda gene encoding DnaA regulatory inactivator Hda: MGPEGAQQEGPRGGGLGAQLPLALDKRPELDFSEYLPGPNAEVVAAILAWAQATPGAEGERFLYLFGPPGTGKTHLLQAACQAAREAGLASAYLPLDHPGLDPAILDELESLDRIALDALEAIAGIHAWEQALFHLYNRLRQAERGLLVAARRPTAEVGVQLPDLVSRLAWCPAYRLKPLDEKGCAELLRQGAQGRGLPLGEEAIAYLLKHCPREPGYLLALLGELDQASLAHKRRPTLPLIRDLLGSREP; this comes from the coding sequence ATGGGACCCGAAGGGGCGCAGCAGGAGGGGCCAAGGGGCGGTGGGCTGGGTGCACAGTTGCCCCTGGCCCTCGACAAGCGACCCGAGCTGGATTTCTCCGAGTATCTGCCCGGGCCTAACGCCGAGGTGGTAGCGGCCATCCTTGCCTGGGCTCAGGCAACCCCGGGGGCGGAGGGCGAGCGCTTCCTCTACCTCTTTGGTCCTCCTGGCACCGGCAAGACCCACCTGCTCCAGGCCGCCTGCCAAGCCGCGCGGGAGGCCGGACTAGCCTCGGCCTACCTGCCCCTGGACCATCCGGGGCTAGACCCCGCCATCCTGGATGAACTGGAAAGCCTGGACCGCATCGCCCTCGACGCCCTGGAGGCCATAGCAGGTATTCATGCCTGGGAACAGGCCCTCTTCCACCTCTACAACCGGCTACGCCAGGCCGAGCGAGGCCTGCTGGTCGCCGCCAGGAGGCCGACCGCCGAAGTGGGGGTTCAGCTCCCGGACCTGGTCTCGCGCCTGGCCTGGTGCCCCGCCTACCGGCTCAAGCCCCTTGACGAGAAGGGCTGCGCGGAGCTGCTGCGCCAAGGGGCACAAGGGCGTGGGCTGCCCCTCGGCGAGGAGGCCATCGCCTACCTCCTCAAGCACTGCCCCCGTGAACCCGGCTACCTGCTCGCCCTGCTCGGCGAACTCGATCAGGCCAGTCTTGCCCATAAGCGCCGCCCGACCTTACCCCTGATCCGCGACCTGCTCGGCAGCCGCGAACCCTGA
- the wrbA gene encoding NAD(P)H:quinone oxidoreductase, producing MPYILILYYSRHGATAELARLIARGVEEISGIEARLRTVPAVSAVCEATEDSVPPTGAPYATSDDLRHCLGLALGSPTRFGNMAAPVKYFLDGTSSLWMAGALIGKPAAVFTSTSSLHGGQETTLLTMMLPLLHHGMLILGLPYSETDLLRTTSGGTPYGPSHLAGGESNQPLTEEEKRLCQALGRRLAGVALALVRGRASH from the coding sequence ATGCCCTACATCCTGATTCTCTACTACAGTCGTCACGGCGCCACGGCGGAGTTGGCGCGCCTCATCGCCCGGGGGGTCGAGGAGATATCGGGCATTGAGGCCAGATTGCGCACGGTCCCGGCGGTTTCCGCGGTCTGCGAGGCCACCGAGGACAGCGTCCCTCCCACCGGGGCGCCCTACGCCACATCGGACGACCTGCGGCATTGCCTCGGCCTCGCCCTGGGCAGCCCGACCCGCTTCGGCAACATGGCTGCGCCGGTGAAATACTTTCTCGACGGCACCAGCTCGCTGTGGATGGCCGGCGCCCTCATCGGCAAGCCCGCCGCGGTCTTCACCTCCACCTCCAGCCTGCATGGTGGCCAGGAGACCACCCTCCTGACCATGATGCTCCCGCTGTTGCACCACGGTATGCTAATCCTGGGTCTGCCCTACAGCGAGACGGACCTGCTGCGCACCACCAGCGGCGGCACTCCCTACGGGCCCAGCCACCTAGCCGGTGGCGAGAGCAACCAACCCCTGACCGAGGAGGAAAAACGCCTCTGCCAGGCCCTGGGCCGGCGCCTGGCCGGCGTGGCCCTTGCCCTGGTAAGGGGGCGCGCCAGCCACTGA
- a CDS encoding AAA family ATPase, giving the protein MIILRIKAECLHRYRRLRLTDLPERGIIALSGDNESGKSAIGEIICFALFGRTFSLAEDRIGKLVHWGAGEGAVTLRFRVKGRNYEVSRHLARDGEQSARLILVDGPDGPLARATGVTEAVTRLLGYGFDDFVETFYLAQREIGSPHPRSPAVRAMVGAAPLEECASGLGEEIGQAEAAQASLHKQQGALRDELGRISPESGRLQALELNLVEIAEREERLAERLPALQTASDEYSQAYRGLGSHGARRALAGLFSNIALLAVLAVGTVWGLLRFQPDTWPIPLLLTWLEGLIAETGLTPHTVVLTVEVILGGLLLLFWLWLALLALGMRRRRSRARRLAQELDRLDALEPLPARLLSALGQGGADEATAVFIDRPDVERRARLRQRILLLEATAQEVGSALEHEAVWIKRDLARLAALRAAVEAVLERLRAEGLRHRDLTRELAEIGKRIALDKDWLATRRLAKELLEGAARDLSRRFSEGLRDMVSHALPQFTEGRYEFLEVDEGLQVRVYSGDKRNLLDLDEISNGTQRQIMLALRLGLSQELVARLVRDDQFVFLDEPFAFFDSRRMRGALKNLSELGGDLTQYWIVAQRFPQDSPIGLEIACGQHPDTLTVGFPETL; this is encoded by the coding sequence ATGATCATTCTGCGCATCAAGGCCGAGTGTCTGCATCGCTACCGGCGCCTGCGCCTGACGGATCTGCCGGAGCGCGGCATCATTGCCCTCAGCGGTGACAATGAGAGTGGCAAAAGCGCCATCGGCGAGATCATTTGCTTCGCCCTCTTTGGCCGGACCTTCTCCCTCGCCGAGGACCGTATCGGCAAGCTGGTGCACTGGGGCGCGGGCGAGGGGGCGGTCACCCTGCGGTTTCGCGTCAAGGGCCGCAACTACGAGGTCAGTCGCCATCTCGCCCGGGATGGCGAGCAGTCAGCGCGCCTGATCCTGGTCGATGGCCCCGACGGGCCACTGGCACGGGCCACCGGGGTTACCGAGGCTGTCACCCGCCTGCTTGGCTATGGCTTCGACGATTTTGTCGAGACCTTCTATCTGGCGCAACGGGAGATTGGCTCGCCCCATCCCCGCAGCCCCGCCGTGCGCGCCATGGTGGGTGCAGCGCCCCTAGAGGAATGCGCCAGCGGCCTGGGCGAAGAGATTGGCCAGGCCGAGGCGGCCCAGGCATCCCTGCACAAGCAGCAAGGTGCCCTGAGGGATGAGTTGGGGCGGATTTCCCCCGAGTCGGGGCGGCTCCAGGCCCTGGAACTCAACCTTGTGGAGATCGCCGAGCGGGAGGAGCGTCTCGCCGAGCGTCTGCCCGCCCTCCAGACCGCCAGCGATGAATACAGCCAGGCCTACCGGGGCCTCGGATCCCACGGTGCGCGCCGTGCCCTGGCGGGCCTCTTCTCGAATATAGCTCTTCTGGCCGTCCTGGCGGTGGGGACGGTCTGGGGCCTGCTGCGCTTCCAGCCGGATACCTGGCCCATCCCGCTGCTGCTGACCTGGCTGGAGGGCTTGATCGCCGAGACCGGACTGACCCCGCACACGGTCGTGCTGACGGTCGAGGTGATCCTGGGTGGGCTGCTGCTGCTGTTCTGGCTCTGGCTGGCCTTGCTGGCCCTAGGGATGCGCCGCCGCCGGTCTCGGGCACGGCGTCTGGCCCAGGAGCTGGATCGGCTGGATGCGCTAGAACCCCTGCCGGCACGGTTGCTCAGTGCCTTGGGTCAGGGAGGGGCGGACGAGGCGACAGCGGTCTTCATCGACCGGCCAGATGTGGAGCGGCGTGCCCGCCTGCGCCAGCGCATCCTCCTGCTGGAGGCCACGGCCCAGGAGGTGGGTAGCGCCCTGGAACATGAGGCCGTGTGGATCAAGCGCGATCTCGCCCGGCTTGCCGCCTTGAGGGCCGCCGTGGAGGCGGTATTGGAGCGACTGCGGGCAGAGGGTCTGCGTCACCGCGACTTGACGCGGGAGTTGGCGGAAATCGGGAAGCGCATCGCCCTGGATAAAGACTGGCTCGCTACTCGGCGGCTCGCGAAGGAACTCCTGGAGGGGGCGGCACGCGACCTGTCCCGCCGCTTCAGCGAAGGGTTGCGCGACATGGTGAGCCATGCCCTACCGCAATTTACCGAGGGCCGCTACGAATTCCTTGAGGTGGACGAGGGGTTGCAAGTCCGGGTTTATTCGGGGGATAAGCGCAATCTACTGGACCTGGACGAGATCTCCAATGGTACTCAGCGCCAGATCATGCTGGCCCTGCGCCTTGGCCTATCCCAGGAATTGGTGGCGCGGCTGGTTCGCGACGACCAGTTCGTCTTTCTCGATGAACCCTTTGCCTTTTTCGATAGCCGCCGCATGCGCGGAGCCTTGAAAAATCTGTCGGAGCTGGGGGGTGACCTTACCCAGTACTGGATCGTCGCCCAGCGCTTTCCCCAGGATTCCCCCATCGGTCTGGAGATTGCCTGCGGTCAACACCCCGACACCTTGACGGTCGGTTTTCCCGAGACGCTTTGA
- a CDS encoding RNB domain-containing ribonuclease, with the protein MSIHQANLRVDSLVLYKGHPARVLSLGEKIEIGLDKGEVKRVRLKDIDLLHPGPLRNLNELTQGEGAFAEAWELLEGGTTQLRELAELLHGTFTPASAWAAWRLVAEGLWFTGTPEEIQARSRQQVEADQAHRGAKETAARDWADFLARLTARQPLPEDAERLAEVARLAWGRSEHSRILKALGHAETPENAHRALIQFGFWAPEHNPYPARHGLPEEDPRLPVGQLPEEERLDLTHLPAFAIDDEGNQDPDDALSLEDDRLWVHVADVAALIPPDSELDREARARGGNQYLPERMVNMLPLAITQRLGLGLQEISPALSFGFGCDEAGEISDVTIQRTWVRVERLSYEVAEGRLEEPPFAAMGVLVERFRQRRQANDAASIELPEVSLRVRDREVVIRPLPRLRSRALVMDAMLMAGEAVAAFCRDQGIPIPYVTQPAPDKVEQPTDLAGMYAYRRHFKPSRLVGEPAPHFGLGLPIYTRATSPLRRYSDLLVHQQLRAWLRGEVLIEAQAVAARVGEAEAVAVAIRRSERLSNQHWKLVWLRDHPDWWGEALVVDRDERKHVLLIPDLALETRVRLQGDPALNSPLRVSPREVDLPALDCRFRVRE; encoded by the coding sequence TTGAGTATTCATCAAGCGAATCTCCGGGTCGACAGCCTGGTGCTCTATAAGGGCCACCCGGCTCGGGTCCTGAGCTTGGGCGAGAAAATCGAGATCGGGCTCGACAAGGGCGAGGTCAAGCGGGTGCGTCTCAAGGATATCGACCTGCTACACCCCGGCCCTTTGCGCAACCTCAACGAACTCACCCAGGGGGAAGGCGCCTTCGCGGAGGCATGGGAGCTGCTGGAGGGCGGCACGACCCAGTTGCGGGAGTTGGCGGAACTGCTCCACGGAACCTTCACGCCGGCCTCCGCCTGGGCGGCCTGGCGGCTGGTGGCGGAGGGACTTTGGTTCACTGGTACCCCGGAGGAGATTCAGGCCCGGTCCCGCCAGCAGGTAGAGGCCGACCAGGCCCATCGCGGCGCCAAGGAGACCGCGGCCCGGGACTGGGCGGACTTTCTGGCGCGTCTGACGGCCCGCCAGCCCCTGCCCGAGGACGCCGAGCGCCTGGCGGAGGTGGCGCGTCTGGCCTGGGGCCGGTCCGAACACAGCCGTATCCTCAAGGCCCTGGGGCACGCGGAAACGCCCGAGAACGCCCATCGTGCCCTGATCCAGTTTGGTTTTTGGGCTCCGGAGCATAATCCCTATCCCGCTCGTCACGGCCTGCCCGAGGAAGACCCCCGCTTGCCGGTGGGTCAGCTCCCGGAAGAGGAACGCCTGGACCTCACCCATCTCCCGGCCTTTGCCATCGACGACGAGGGTAACCAGGACCCGGACGATGCCTTGAGCCTGGAGGACGACCGGCTTTGGGTCCATGTCGCCGACGTGGCCGCCCTGATTCCCCCCGACAGTGAGTTGGACCGCGAGGCCCGCGCCCGGGGCGGGAACCAGTATCTGCCGGAGCGCATGGTGAACATGCTGCCCCTCGCCATCACCCAGCGGTTGGGTCTCGGCCTTCAGGAGATATCGCCGGCCCTCTCCTTTGGTTTCGGCTGCGATGAGGCGGGCGAGATCAGCGACGTGACCATCCAGCGGACCTGGGTCAGGGTGGAGCGTCTGAGTTACGAAGTGGCCGAGGGCCGTCTCGAAGAACCGCCTTTCGCCGCCATGGGGGTACTGGTCGAGCGGTTCCGTCAGCGCCGGCAGGCCAATGACGCCGCCAGCATCGAACTGCCGGAGGTGAGCTTGCGGGTGCGCGACAGGGAGGTGGTCATCCGGCCCCTGCCGCGACTGCGTAGCCGGGCCCTGGTCATGGACGCCATGCTCATGGCCGGCGAGGCGGTGGCCGCTTTTTGTCGCGATCAGGGCATCCCCATCCCCTATGTCACCCAGCCGGCCCCGGACAAGGTGGAGCAGCCCACGGATTTGGCGGGCATGTACGCCTACCGTCGCCACTTTAAGCCCTCGCGCCTGGTGGGCGAACCGGCGCCTCATTTCGGCCTGGGCTTGCCCATCTATACCCGTGCCACTAGCCCCCTGAGGCGCTATTCCGATCTCCTGGTCCACCAGCAGCTTCGCGCCTGGCTGCGGGGCGAGGTCCTGATCGAGGCTCAGGCCGTGGCGGCGCGGGTGGGTGAGGCCGAGGCTGTGGCGGTGGCGATCCGCCGGAGCGAGCGGTTGTCCAATCAGCACTGGAAGTTGGTCTGGCTGCGTGATCATCCCGACTGGTGGGGCGAGGCCCTGGTGGTGGACCGGGACGAACGCAAGCATGTCCTCCTGATCCCGGACCTGGCTCTAGAGACCCGGGTGCGCCTCCAGGGTGATCCTGCTCTCAATAGCCCGCTGCGCGTCTCGCCCCGGGAGGTGGACCTGCCGGCACTGGATTGCCGCTTCCGGGTCCGGGAGTGA
- a CDS encoding c-type cytochrome, with amino-acid sequence MNPCLVLTLTLALGLTASSPLLADDPETAAKEVNEALHLNPNLENGRKVYLICSVCHQPEGWGSVDGAYPQIAGQYASVTIKQLADIRARNRDNPTMLPFTMSKTLSIQDIADVSAYIEHFPMDPHNGMGPGTDLKLGKRLYAENCAECHGDRGQGIPEKHMPMLQGQHYRYLLRQFEWIRDGKRRNADQEMVKQIQGFSSRDIAAIMDYTSRLEPPLEMVALPGYVNPDFPSFWRPRVSMVTKPVERVAER; translated from the coding sequence ATGAATCCCTGTCTTGTCCTTACGCTCACCCTCGCCCTTGGCCTGACGGCCAGCTCCCCCCTCCTGGCGGATGACCCGGAAACCGCCGCCAAGGAGGTGAATGAAGCCCTGCATCTCAACCCCAATCTGGAAAACGGCCGAAAGGTCTATCTCATCTGCTCCGTCTGCCATCAACCGGAGGGCTGGGGCAGCGTGGACGGCGCCTATCCCCAGATCGCCGGCCAGTACGCCTCGGTGACCATCAAGCAACTCGCCGACATCCGGGCGCGCAATCGGGACAACCCGACCATGCTGCCCTTTACCATGTCAAAAACCCTCTCGATCCAGGACATTGCCGATGTCAGCGCCTACATCGAGCATTTCCCCATGGACCCGCACAACGGCATGGGCCCCGGCACGGACCTGAAGCTCGGCAAGCGTCTCTATGCTGAAAACTGCGCGGAATGCCACGGTGACCGTGGCCAGGGGATCCCCGAGAAGCACATGCCCATGCTCCAGGGGCAACACTATCGCTACTTGCTACGCCAGTTCGAATGGATCCGTGACGGCAAGCGCCGCAATGCGGACCAGGAGATGGTCAAGCAAATCCAGGGCTTCAGCAGCCGCGACATAGCCGCCATCATGGATTACACCTCCCGCCTGGAACCGCCACTGGAGATGGTCGCCCTGCCGGGCTACGTCAATCCTGACTTTCCCAGCTTCTGGCGTCCCCGGGTTTCCATGGTTACTAAACCCGTGGAGAGAGTGGCGGAACGTTAG
- a CDS encoding lytic transglycosylase domain-containing protein — protein sequence MRGLILLLLLLPLPGGADVYKYVDSAGKIYFTDSPLQGKDLKLEWKRDANKIATEKNARVVAMGQSRTLVEPSPAKLSARRARYERTIELIAGQERVNSELLHAVVRAESAYNASAVSPAGATGLMQLMPATAARYQVQNIEDPTENLRGGARYLRELLNLFGNDLQLALAAYNAGENAVAQYGNRIPPYPETQRYVRKVLQFLWAERTSANKG from the coding sequence ATGCGCGGACTCATTCTGCTCCTGCTGCTTTTGCCCCTGCCTGGTGGGGCGGACGTCTATAAATACGTCGATTCGGCCGGCAAGATCTATTTCACCGACTCTCCCCTTCAGGGTAAGGATCTGAAACTCGAGTGGAAGCGGGATGCGAACAAAATCGCCACGGAGAAGAATGCCAGGGTGGTGGCCATGGGCCAGAGCCGCACCTTGGTCGAGCCGTCCCCGGCCAAACTTTCCGCCCGGCGCGCCCGCTACGAGCGCACCATCGAACTGATCGCGGGTCAGGAAAGAGTTAATTCGGAGCTCCTGCATGCCGTGGTTCGCGCCGAGTCGGCCTACAACGCCAGCGCCGTCTCTCCCGCTGGCGCCACCGGTCTCATGCAGTTGATGCCGGCTACCGCCGCCCGCTACCAGGTACAGAATATCGAGGACCCCACCGAGAATCTGCGAGGCGGCGCCCGGTACTTACGCGAATTGCTCAACTTGTTCGGAAACGATCTGCAACTGGCCCTGGCGGCCTACAATGCAGGCGAGAACGCCGTGGCGCAATATGGCAATCGCATACCACCCTATCCCGAGACCCAACGCTATGTGCGGAAGGTCCTCCAGTTTCTGTGGGCCGAACGTACCTCGGCCAACAAGGGCTGA